ATCTTGTTGTGCATAAGGTATGAGCCCAGCTGCGCTCCAAGGAACGATGCAACGGAAACTGCGACGATGAAATGGATATCAGGATCCCACGAAGCTAAATGTGCCGAAAAAGCTGAAATCGATGTGAAAAGGACAATAAATCCTGAACTTGCTGCTGCTCTTTTAATTCCGAATCCGAATATCAATAGCAATGGAACTATGAATGTACCTCCGCCAATGCCAAGCATTCCGGAAATAGCTCCTACCAGGAAGCCAAACATAGTGATAAAAATGTATTTCTCCTGTCCTTTGATCTCTTTCTCCTGATACATGAATCGTATTCTGGAAAATATCATCTCTTCGCCTACAATGAACATAAGCATTGTAAGCATTCCAAGCAGTAATTCAACAGGTGCAATTTGTGTGAAATAGGCCCCTATCTGTGCTCCTGTCATCGATGCAACAATGAATGGAATGGCAATTTTGAAGTCTACCAGCTTTTTTCGGATATATGTAATTGCTGCGGATGCTGAAGTGACTATATTCAGAAGCAGTGCGATGGTAATTGAAAAAATGAAATCCCCGGTAACCCAGTAAAAGAATGGCACATAGAATATTGCACCGCCAAGTCCTATCATTGAGAACAGGGTGGAAGCAAAGAACACAATTATAGCAAAGAATATAGTTTCCATTACAAACGATCCATGTAGAAATCACATTTTTTTGATATACTTTTCCTTGAAACGGGATATCTCTTCCTTTCCACCTACAACTGCAATGATATCTCCTCTCAGTATCTTTGTGGATGGAAGTATGTCTGTGATTATTTTTCCTTCCCTTTCAATTCCCAGTATCGTACAACCGACCTTGTGCCGCAGACTTATATCAGCTACAGTCTTGTTTGCAAGGTCGTCTGAATGAGTGATCGTGTGTTTTTCAATGTCCACACCTTCATAGAGCATGATGTCCTCATCCATTTTCTTGCATGAGACATCAATGCACCTTGAGGTCATTTTCGCAAGCATCTGTCCGGCAACAATAGGAAGGGCTGCAACATAGTTGGCACCTGCTTTGTATATCTTGTCTATGGATTTGTATGAATTTGCCCTTGCAATTATCGTGGAATTGGGGTTAAGTCCTCTTGATATGAGTGTTGCAAACATCACATGGGTGTCGTCATTAAGTGTTACTATGATAGTAGATGCCTGTGGAACTCCTGCCTGGATCAGGATCTCTTCTTCAGTTGCATTTCCCACAACATAATCATAGTCCGCATTCTCAAAAGTATGCAGTTGCGAATCAACGACTACGAATTTGATATCAGCATAAGTTAGCGTTTCCACAACCCTTCTGCCAACATCTCCGCATCCGAGAACTACAATATGGTCTTTGTGTCCTGAGCTTTCCATGTCATTCACTCCGCGGATTGTGTCAATTTCTTAAGTTTCGATAGCTGTTCATTGGAACCTATCGCAAGCAGCACGGAATTGTCTTTAATGACATCATCCGGTTTGATAATAAATGTCAGACTTCCACCTTTCCACATGCCTACGACATTTGCACCGGTCTTTTCCCTTATGGCTGCATTTTTCATGGTCTTACCCATAAGCGGGCTTTTCGGATAGATGGGCAACTCCACAATGCTCACTCCTTCGAAGAACTCCGTTGCACCTGTGAGTCTGTTAACGAAAGGATCAGCAGCCTTTCTTCCCATGAACCTTCCAAAGAGTTCCTTTGGTGAAACAACACTTGTTGCTCCTGCATATTTCAGGTATTTCTTGTTGGCCCTGTCCTCAACGATCGCAATGATATTCACTTCACTGATATTACGTGCTGTGAGCACGATATTTGCATTCATCTCATCGCTTCTGTTTGCTATCAGGAAACGGGCTTCTTTTATGTTCGCATTCTTAAGGGTTTCTTCTTCATTAACAAGGCCGTATATTGTATTAATGTTCCTTTTTAGCAGTTCCATCACAAGTTCAGCTTCTTCTTCAACAAGGATATACGGGATATCGTTTTCCTTAAGCTCCTCAATAAGAGTCTCAATAAGCCTGTTATATCCGCAGATAATTATGTGATCATTGAGTTTTTTCGGAGCTTTGGAAGGGATATTGGACTGGATCTTTTTCTCCATCCAGGGAATTATTACAAGGGTGAAAAGTATCCCGAACACCAGTGGTATGCCTGACAACTGGACAAAGACCGCATACATCTTTCCAATAGGTGAAGTCATTGTAATATCGCCGTATCCTACTGTTGTCAGGGTGGTCACTACCCAGTAAATGGAATCGTAGATATTGACATACTCGGTCTGACCTTCCAGGATCATGATCTCCAGGAAAAGTAACATGTACACTATTATTATGGCAAAGGCGCCAAGGACTGACTTTAGGAGCGTTTTATGCCAAAGGTGTCTTCTTTTCATGCAAATTCCCCTGTTTGTGTATCTAAACTGTTAGTCTCATTCAGTCTCAGAAGCCGTGTACCAGATACGGTCCTATTACCATAAAGATGAACGAGAAGAGTATCATCATTGCAAATGTGGCCGTTATCAATGCTGACACATTTTCCGCTTTATCCTCATTTCCTGTGACCTTGTAAATGAAAGCATTCAATGAATCCCTGAAAACGTGGCCTCCGTCAAGAGGTACGGCTGGAAGACAGTTGAACAGGCCAACATAGAAATTGAGCCATCCGACCCACAGGAGAGTGTTTGCAAGCCAGAACACTCCTATTCCGAAAGGTTCTGCCCATCCAACGGGCACGTAGAACTGGGAAAGCGTTTCGCTGAAACCAGGGAATCCTTCACCTGCAAATCCGCTTATCGGCAGTACAAGAATGATGTACCATCCTGCAAGTCCTCCAAGCATGCTCGGAACACTCTTCAGTAATTCCAGGTATTCTGCTGCCGGATATTCACCAACGGAGAAACCAAGTGGTGTCTCTACACTTCCTTCAGAGGTTGTTTTAACTCCAAGGAAGCCCCTGCCTTCATAATCAGGATGATCTGCAAGTGTGACAATATGTTCAGTTGTTTCTCCTTCGTCGTTTGCAACTACAACTGATAGTTCCTGTCCGGGAGTGCTCTCACTGAGGACTTCGCTGAAATCAGTGTAAGTGTAAATTGGGTTTCCATTGA
The sequence above is a segment of the uncultured Methanolobus sp. genome. Coding sequences within it:
- a CDS encoding sulfite exporter TauE/SafE family protein encodes the protein METIFFAIIVFFASTLFSMIGLGGAIFYVPFFYWVTGDFIFSITIALLLNIVTSASAAITYIRKKLVDFKIAIPFIVASMTGAQIGAYFTQIAPVELLLGMLTMLMFIVGEEMIFSRIRFMYQEKEIKGQEKYIFITMFGFLVGAISGMLGIGGGTFIVPLLLIFGFGIKRAAASSGFIVLFTSISAFSAHLASWDPDIHFIVAVSVASFLGAQLGSYLMHNKINAETLQKLFGVVLWLMAIRMLTDFL
- a CDS encoding TrkA family potassium uptake protein encodes the protein MESSGHKDHIVVLGCGDVGRRVVETLTYADIKFVVVDSQLHTFENADYDYVVGNATEEEILIQAGVPQASTIIVTLNDDTHVMFATLISRGLNPNSTIIARANSYKSIDKIYKAGANYVAALPIVAGQMLAKMTSRCIDVSCKKMDEDIMLYEGVDIEKHTITHSDDLANKTVADISLRHKVGCTILGIEREGKIITDILPSTKILRGDIIAVVGGKEEISRFKEKYIKKM
- a CDS encoding NAD-binding protein, translated to MKRRHLWHKTLLKSVLGAFAIIIVYMLLFLEIMILEGQTEYVNIYDSIYWVVTTLTTVGYGDITMTSPIGKMYAVFVQLSGIPLVFGILFTLVIIPWMEKKIQSNIPSKAPKKLNDHIIICGYNRLIETLIEELKENDIPYILVEEEAELVMELLKRNINTIYGLVNEEETLKNANIKEARFLIANRSDEMNANIVLTARNISEVNIIAIVEDRANKKYLKYAGATSVVSPKELFGRFMGRKAADPFVNRLTGATEFFEGVSIVELPIYPKSPLMGKTMKNAAIREKTGANVVGMWKGGSLTFIIKPDDVIKDNSVLLAIGSNEQLSKLKKLTQSAE